The following are encoded together in the Proteiniphilum saccharofermentans genome:
- a CDS encoding sensor histidine kinase, which yields MAIIVVLLSLWLSNRLVKELADEERRKIEIWAMATESMLMDEEMDMSLVLRILESNTTIPIILYDKSSGKLTPRNIKLPEEDAESYLQIKIVEFGRRHDPIALLEMNQLLYYDDSHTLKTLQLYPYWQLLVIALFTGLAFFALNRSQRAERDRVWVGLSKETAHQLGTPISSLTAWMEYMKLKEIDPQLLTEIDKDVSRLQMITERFSKIGSITGLKPEDLRGVIRRSVAYLEKRVSGAIVFNMRFPEHPVIVDLNEPLFGWVIENIVKNGVDAMQGEGIITFEISEKGKMIHLDISDTGKGLHKSKFKKIFSPGYTTKDRGWGLGLTLVERIVEENHKGEIFVRRSEPGKGTTFRIQLRKN from the coding sequence ATGGCAATTATAGTTGTCCTGCTGTCGTTGTGGCTGTCGAACAGGTTGGTGAAAGAACTGGCTGATGAGGAGCGTAGGAAAATAGAGATCTGGGCGATGGCGACTGAATCGATGTTAATGGACGAAGAGATGGATATGTCGTTGGTATTGCGCATTCTGGAAAGTAATACAACTATTCCCATCATATTGTATGACAAGAGTTCAGGAAAGTTGACACCGCGTAATATCAAATTGCCCGAAGAGGATGCAGAATCCTACTTGCAGATAAAAATAGTAGAGTTCGGGCGTAGGCATGATCCCATTGCATTGCTTGAGATGAACCAACTGCTCTATTATGATGATTCGCATACGCTGAAGACGCTACAACTCTATCCCTATTGGCAGCTATTGGTGATTGCCCTGTTTACCGGTCTTGCGTTTTTTGCCCTGAACCGTTCACAAAGGGCGGAGCGCGATAGGGTATGGGTGGGATTGTCAAAGGAGACCGCCCATCAGTTGGGCACCCCCATCTCATCGTTGACAGCATGGATGGAATATATGAAACTGAAGGAAATCGATCCGCAGTTGTTGACAGAGATTGATAAGGATGTTTCCCGTCTGCAAATGATCACTGAACGTTTCTCCAAGATCGGTTCTATAACTGGTCTGAAACCTGAAGACCTGAGAGGGGTGATAAGACGTTCGGTGGCCTATCTGGAAAAACGGGTCTCCGGGGCAATAGTGTTCAATATGCGTTTTCCCGAACATCCGGTAATTGTTGATCTGAACGAACCGCTTTTCGGATGGGTGATTGAAAATATTGTAAAAAACGGTGTGGATGCCATGCAGGGAGAAGGAATCATTACCTTTGAGATCTCCGAAAAAGGAAAAATGATCCATCTCGATATTTCCGATACCGGTAAAGGATTACACAAGTCGAAGTTTAAGAAGATCTTTTCACCCGGTTACACCACAAAAGACCGGGGTTGGGGACTTGGGTTAACCCTTGTGGAACGGATTGTGGAGGAGAATCACAAAGGAGAAATTTTTGTAAGAAGATCGGAGCCGGGAAAAGGTACCACTTTCAGGATCCAGCTAAGGAAGAACTGA
- a CDS encoding glycoside hydrolase family 57 protein — MKTICIYFQLHQPFRLKRYRFFNIGRDHYYFDDYANEDILQQIATRSYVPANRMLLDLVNQYKGKFKVAFSISGVALEQLEIYAPEVIDGFRELAKTGSVEFLTETYAHSLASLYDPEEFRNQVKHHSDRMEMLFEQKPTVLRNTELIYSDEIAEMVYDMGYSKMITEGAKHILGWKSPNYVYQAATQPKLKLLLKNSRFSDDIAYRFSNYSWNEYPLTAEKFISWIAGTPAEEEVVNLFMNYETLGNLQPSYTGIFEFFKAMPRFAFENGIGFATPGEALDMHKPIGAINVPNPISWTDEERDLSAWVGNKLQKSALQSMYEIGERVRLCTDRRLKQDWLYLQTSDHFHYMSTKHFGGGQSQFSPYMSPYDAFNNYMNVLSDFIGRVKAQYPDTVDNEELNALLTTIHNQEMEIKRLQAELKKVIGTNEEMLVEKNPKAQKAEN; from the coding sequence ATGAAGACAATTTGCATTTATTTCCAGCTCCATCAACCATTCCGGTTAAAGAGATACCGCTTTTTCAATATCGGCAGGGATCATTACTATTTCGATGACTATGCCAACGAAGATATACTGCAACAGATTGCTACCCGATCGTACGTCCCTGCCAACCGCATGTTGCTCGATCTGGTCAATCAATATAAGGGAAAATTCAAAGTGGCTTTTTCTATCTCGGGTGTAGCCTTAGAACAACTCGAAATTTATGCACCGGAGGTGATAGACGGTTTTCGCGAACTGGCCAAAACCGGAAGTGTAGAATTTCTGACGGAAACCTATGCCCATTCACTGGCCAGCCTTTACGACCCTGAAGAGTTCCGCAATCAGGTAAAACATCATTCCGATAGGATGGAGATGCTTTTTGAACAGAAGCCGACCGTTCTCCGTAATACGGAACTGATCTACTCCGATGAGATTGCTGAGATGGTATATGATATGGGATATTCGAAAATGATCACCGAAGGTGCCAAACATATATTGGGATGGAAGAGTCCTAATTATGTCTATCAGGCAGCCACACAACCAAAACTGAAATTGTTGCTCAAAAACAGTCGTTTCAGCGATGACATAGCCTATCGTTTTTCGAATTATAGCTGGAATGAGTATCCGCTGACGGCAGAGAAGTTTATCTCATGGATAGCCGGTACTCCTGCCGAAGAAGAGGTGGTTAACCTCTTTATGAACTATGAAACACTCGGCAACCTCCAACCATCATACACCGGTATTTTCGAATTCTTTAAAGCAATGCCCCGCTTTGCTTTTGAGAACGGGATCGGATTTGCCACGCCAGGAGAGGCATTGGACATGCATAAACCCATTGGCGCCATCAACGTCCCCAATCCCATCTCATGGACGGATGAGGAGCGAGACCTGAGTGCATGGGTAGGAAACAAACTCCAAAAGAGCGCATTACAATCAATGTATGAAATAGGAGAAAGGGTTCGTTTATGTACTGACCGTCGCCTCAAACAGGATTGGCTCTATTTGCAAACCAGCGACCATTTCCATTACATGTCTACCAAACATTTTGGGGGCGGACAAAGCCAGTTCAGCCCCTACATGTCGCCTTACGACGCTTTCAACAATTACATGAATGTGCTGAGTGATTTTATTGGCCGTGTAAAAGCGCAGTATCCCGATACAGTCGACAATGAAGAGTTGAACGCACTCCTTACTACTATTCACAATCAGGAGATGGAGATTAAACGTCTTCAGGCCGAACTCAAGAAAGTGATTGGCACTAATGAAGAGATGTTAGTGGAAAAGAATCCAAAAGCACAAAAAGCGGAGAATTAA
- a CDS encoding cell division protein ZapA: MGDEKFLLTLEIAGRKYPLKIKRSDEQAFRDAAKKINNKINQYRVVYGGENSSMTTQDFVVMTAIQALAENFSLGDKNNTKPFEDKIDSLISELDDYLKK; encoded by the coding sequence ATGGGTGACGAGAAATTTTTATTGACATTAGAGATAGCCGGCAGAAAATATCCACTGAAAATCAAACGGTCGGATGAACAGGCTTTCCGTGATGCCGCCAAAAAGATTAATAATAAAATAAACCAATATCGTGTTGTGTATGGGGGTGAGAACTCCAGCATGACAACGCAAGACTTTGTGGTGATGACAGCCATTCAGGCATTGGCAGAAAATTTTTCTCTTGGAGATAAGAATAATACGAAACCCTTTGAAGATAAAATAGATTCGCTGATAAGCGAGTTGGATGATTATCTAAAAAAATAA
- a CDS encoding murein L,D-transpeptidase catalytic domain family protein gives MRKIILCFLILLSVSLFDSMSRKEKKVELEKTALSQDQGQWLYEQMDLDGLICLDAFKSAYTGYKKLNKGNNPLLTLIDFSLPSTEKRMYVLDLAKKEILFVSYVSHGRNSGQNYATSFSNRDGSHQSSLGFYRTVDTYNGGNGYSLRLDGLEKGINDKAMQRAIVIHGADYCSENAIRSTGRLGRSFGCPAIPRELAKPIIDTIKGGSLLFIYADQPEYLASSKVLEEDQILTGKNILSARNNTPTRSFSSSLAGS, from the coding sequence ATGCGCAAAATAATTCTATGCTTCCTTATACTACTCTCTGTCAGCCTTTTTGACTCCATGAGCAGAAAAGAGAAGAAGGTGGAACTTGAAAAAACAGCATTGTCCCAGGACCAGGGCCAGTGGCTATATGAACAGATGGATTTGGACGGACTAATATGTCTGGATGCATTCAAATCGGCATACACGGGTTATAAGAAGTTAAATAAAGGCAATAATCCCTTACTCACCCTGATCGATTTTAGTCTGCCATCCACCGAGAAAAGGATGTATGTATTGGATTTGGCAAAAAAGGAAATTCTTTTTGTTTCGTATGTCTCGCACGGCCGCAATAGTGGACAAAACTACGCCACATCATTCTCCAACCGGGATGGTTCACACCAGAGTTCACTGGGATTCTATCGTACAGTCGACACCTATAACGGAGGAAACGGCTATTCTCTTCGGTTAGACGGGCTGGAAAAAGGGATCAACGACAAAGCTATGCAGCGTGCTATCGTCATCCATGGCGCCGATTATTGCAGCGAAAATGCAATAAGATCTACCGGTAGGCTTGGGCGGAGCTTCGGCTGTCCCGCAATCCCCAGAGAACTGGCAAAACCCATTATAGACACTATAAAGGGAGGATCCTTGTTATTCATTTACGCCGATCAGCCGGAGTATCTGGCCAGCAGCAAAGTGTTGGAAGAGGATCAAATTTTGACAGGAAAAAATATATTAAGTGCCCGTAATAACACTCCAACCCGCTCTTTCAGTTCTTCCTTAGCTGGATCCTGA
- a CDS encoding L,D-transpeptidase: protein MRRTVKSFLHLSLTIPVLIAISCNSCKSGDDDQPSSSTPDTTAIDHQEEIKKELTAEDIRLEKNIRYDKYLLDDEYPYKDTTRHFQWEKIQEQIAVIENAMAEGGKWGVLNNYRNMNKEAPTVADFVRNEYKRVSDQFGVERYQSAPLYSVDGDTTLLRYGRDGWIVRLPENDTTEMVRVKGVSFVGEFLVPKRYIISWGDSVRFDKVIAVDVTNQNIATLEKKGNSWHILSMNHATTGVHKPPYAQETPTGIFAVQEKKEKMFYLRDGTSEIAGFAPYATRFTNGAYVHGVPTQYPNKSIIESSPTLGTTPRSHMCVRNASSHSKFVFDWATVKESVVIVID from the coding sequence ATGAGACGAACAGTCAAATCATTTCTCCACTTATCTTTAACTATACCGGTACTCATTGCCATCAGTTGTAATTCGTGTAAATCCGGCGACGACGATCAACCATCCAGCTCCACTCCGGATACAACCGCCATCGATCATCAGGAGGAAATAAAGAAAGAACTGACAGCAGAAGATATCCGCTTAGAGAAAAATATCCGCTACGACAAATACCTGTTAGATGATGAATATCCGTATAAAGATACTACCCGTCATTTCCAGTGGGAGAAAATACAGGAGCAGATTGCGGTAATTGAGAATGCCATGGCCGAAGGAGGCAAATGGGGGGTTTTAAACAATTACAGGAATATGAATAAAGAAGCACCTACAGTTGCCGATTTCGTAAGAAACGAATACAAACGGGTTTCGGATCAATTTGGTGTGGAACGGTACCAATCGGCGCCACTCTATTCTGTCGACGGTGATACGACATTATTGCGTTATGGAAGGGATGGATGGATCGTGAGGTTACCGGAAAACGATACCACTGAAATGGTGAGGGTAAAAGGTGTTTCATTTGTAGGGGAATTCCTGGTACCGAAACGCTACATTATATCGTGGGGTGACAGTGTCCGTTTTGACAAGGTAATAGCTGTCGATGTTACTAACCAAAATATTGCAACACTGGAAAAAAAGGGAAACAGCTGGCATATATTAAGTATGAATCATGCCACAACAGGAGTACATAAACCGCCTTACGCACAGGAAACACCCACTGGGATTTTCGCGGTACAAGAGAAAAAAGAGAAAATGTTTTACCTCAGGGATGGAACAAGTGAAATTGCCGGTTTCGCCCCCTATGCCACACGGTTTACCAACGGTGCATATGTGCATGGAGTACCGACACAATACCCCAATAAAAGTATCATAGAATCGAGTCCGACACTCGGCACCACCCCCCGCTCCCATATGTGTGTAAGAAATGCATCGTCGCACTCAAAATTCGTCTTCGACTGGGCAACTGTTAAAGAGTCTGTAGTCATCGTAATTGATTAA
- a CDS encoding glycogen debranching enzyme N-terminal domain-containing protein, producing MSYLKFDKDLMINLEYSLYRNVLRTNRRGAYQNTSISGCNTTKYQGLLVMPVPYLDDENHLILSSFDETVIQHGAEFNLGIHRYAGDNYNPKGHKYIREFNCDSVPKTIYRVGGVILSKEIMFSSKENRLMIRYTLLDAHSPTTIRFKPFLAFRKISQLTRENDQVDKSYREVENGISTCMYFGYPELFMQFNKKPEFVYHPDWYRDIEYLQDLQSGDTFQEDLYVPGYFEMSITKGEEIIFSTGDIMVDTSTLAKEFDYETHKRTPRSNFYNCLKNSSHQFYYIPQKDEYYLLAGYPWFKVRARDQFIALPGCTLSVDKPQDFELMMDTAIPHLRDFMKDKPSKSYLKQIDDPDVLLWVIWALQQFWKEKKDIFLEKYSDFINEIIDYITTGKHPNLVLDQETELLSTYGRDVSVSWMNASIDGKPAVPRSGYLVEFNALWYNALKFSEEIARTKNKDKVASDFEERARLAGNSFKELFLNPAGYLYDYVDGNYKDPDVRPNMLFAVSLPYSPLERGQKKSVIDFITKELLAACGIRSLTPKSDKFRPHYTGTENEKKFAYFNGMSFPWLFAHYIEAYLNLFHMSGLSLADRIMVEMEGQMQNDCIGSISEFYDSHPPFIAHGGYSFAMSVGELLRAQRIISRYSTELENGR from the coding sequence ATGAGTTACTTGAAATTTGACAAAGACCTGATGATTAACCTGGAGTATTCTCTATACCGAAATGTTTTGAGAACAAACCGAAGGGGAGCTTATCAGAATACATCCATATCCGGCTGCAATACAACCAAATACCAGGGGCTTCTTGTAATGCCCGTACCTTACCTTGACGATGAGAATCATCTCATCCTCTCCTCTTTTGATGAAACGGTAATACAGCACGGGGCAGAATTTAACCTCGGGATTCACCGCTATGCCGGCGACAATTACAACCCGAAGGGACACAAATATATCCGGGAGTTCAACTGCGACAGCGTACCCAAAACTATCTACCGTGTGGGAGGGGTAATCCTTTCGAAGGAAATCATGTTCTCCTCGAAAGAGAACCGATTGATGATCCGCTATACGCTTTTAGACGCCCATTCCCCTACTACCATCCGTTTTAAACCTTTCCTGGCTTTTAGAAAGATATCCCAACTCACACGGGAAAACGATCAGGTAGACAAATCCTACCGCGAAGTAGAAAACGGTATCAGTACCTGTATGTATTTCGGTTACCCCGAACTGTTCATGCAGTTCAATAAAAAACCGGAATTTGTCTATCATCCCGACTGGTATCGCGACATTGAGTATCTGCAAGATCTACAAAGCGGTGACACATTCCAGGAAGACCTTTATGTACCGGGCTACTTCGAAATGTCTATCACTAAAGGTGAAGAGATTATCTTCTCTACCGGAGATATTATGGTAGACACCTCTACCCTGGCAAAAGAGTTTGATTATGAAACACATAAGCGAACTCCACGCTCCAACTTCTATAACTGCCTCAAGAACTCAAGCCATCAGTTTTATTATATCCCTCAAAAGGATGAATATTACCTTCTGGCGGGATATCCCTGGTTCAAAGTGCGTGCCCGTGACCAGTTCATTGCTCTTCCCGGTTGTACACTTTCGGTAGATAAACCGCAGGATTTTGAACTGATGATGGATACAGCCATTCCTCACTTGCGGGATTTTATGAAGGACAAGCCATCGAAAAGCTATCTGAAGCAGATAGACGATCCCGACGTATTACTATGGGTGATATGGGCGCTTCAGCAGTTCTGGAAAGAGAAGAAGGATATTTTCCTGGAGAAATACAGTGATTTCATAAATGAAATCATTGATTATATAACCACAGGTAAGCATCCCAATCTGGTTCTGGATCAAGAGACCGAATTACTTTCCACCTACGGCCGTGATGTATCTGTCAGTTGGATGAATGCCTCCATCGACGGCAAACCGGCCGTACCCAGATCAGGCTATCTGGTAGAATTTAACGCACTCTGGTACAATGCGTTGAAATTCTCAGAAGAAATAGCCCGGACAAAAAATAAAGATAAAGTGGCATCTGATTTTGAAGAACGTGCACGCTTAGCGGGTAATTCTTTTAAAGAACTCTTCCTCAATCCTGCCGGCTATCTTTATGATTATGTCGACGGAAACTATAAAGATCCGGATGTACGCCCCAACATGCTCTTTGCCGTATCACTCCCTTATTCGCCTCTGGAAAGAGGACAAAAGAAATCAGTGATCGATTTTATCACCAAAGAACTGCTGGCCGCCTGTGGTATACGATCGCTTACCCCGAAAAGTGATAAATTCCGTCCCCATTACACAGGAACGGAGAATGAAAAAAAATTCGCCTATTTCAACGGGATGTCTTTCCCATGGTTATTCGCCCACTATATTGAAGCTTATTTAAACCTGTTCCATATGAGTGGATTATCTCTGGCAGACAGGATCATGGTAGAAATGGAGGGGCAGATGCAGAACGACTGTATCGGTAGTATCTCGGAATTCTATGATTCACACCCACCATTCATTGCCCATGGAGGATATTCCTTTGCCATGAGTGTAGGTGAGTTGCTGAGGGCACAACGGATTATCAGTAGGTATAGTACTGAATTGGAAAACGGGAGATAG
- a CDS encoding glycosyltransferase family 4 protein, which produces MKALMFGWEFPPHILGGLGTASYGLTRGMAKQEDLETIFVIPKPWGDEDQSFMKIIGANNTPIVWRDVPWETVKPRLEKFMDPQEYYRLRDNIYADFNYMHTNDLGCIEFSGRYPNNILEETNNYSIVAGVIARTYDFDIIHSHDWLTYPAGLHAKSVTGKPLVIHVHATEFDRSRGKPNPMVYGIEKDGMDNCNHIICVSDLTRRTVIENYHQPHWKVTTVHNAVEPLSPEIEAIERISGVSEKVVTFLGRITMQKGPEFFVDAATQVIKKTDHIRFVMAGSGDMMDQMIRLVADRGIAHKFHFTGFLRGKQVYEMLKSSDVYVMPSVSEPFGISPLEAMQCGVPSIISYQSGCSEILNNVIKTDYWDVDAMADAIYSICTYPAMAEHLKVEGKIEVDNIKWEDAGLKVRRIYDSLM; this is translated from the coding sequence ATGAAAGCATTAATGTTTGGCTGGGAATTCCCGCCACATATACTTGGGGGATTAGGTACGGCAAGTTACGGACTCACACGGGGGATGGCAAAGCAGGAAGATCTGGAGACCATTTTCGTGATTCCCAAGCCCTGGGGTGATGAGGACCAGAGTTTTATGAAGATTATAGGAGCCAACAACACCCCTATTGTCTGGCGGGATGTACCATGGGAAACAGTAAAACCACGACTGGAAAAATTCATGGATCCCCAGGAATACTACCGGTTGCGGGACAATATTTACGCCGATTTCAACTATATGCATACAAACGACCTGGGATGCATCGAATTCTCAGGCAGGTATCCGAACAATATCCTGGAAGAAACCAATAACTATTCTATCGTGGCAGGAGTGATTGCCCGTACCTATGATTTTGATATCATCCATTCGCATGACTGGCTCACCTACCCTGCGGGACTCCATGCAAAAAGTGTTACCGGTAAACCATTGGTGATTCATGTACACGCCACTGAATTCGATCGCAGCAGGGGCAAGCCCAATCCGATGGTGTATGGAATTGAAAAAGACGGAATGGATAACTGCAATCACATTATCTGTGTGAGCGATCTGACGCGGCGTACAGTCATTGAAAACTATCATCAGCCTCACTGGAAAGTAACCACTGTTCATAATGCCGTAGAACCGCTTAGTCCTGAAATAGAAGCTATTGAACGAATTTCCGGTGTTTCAGAGAAAGTGGTTACCTTTTTAGGACGCATCACCATGCAGAAAGGACCCGAATTCTTCGTAGACGCCGCTACACAGGTAATTAAAAAGACCGATCATATCCGTTTTGTGATGGCGGGCAGCGGTGATATGATGGATCAGATGATCCGTCTGGTGGCCGACCGTGGTATCGCACATAAATTTCATTTTACCGGCTTCCTTCGTGGTAAACAGGTATATGAAATGCTGAAGTCGAGCGATGTTTATGTAATGCCTTCCGTATCGGAACCCTTTGGGATATCGCCTCTCGAGGCAATGCAATGCGGTGTACCCAGTATTATCTCTTACCAGTCTGGTTGTTCAGAAATCCTTAATAATGTCATCAAGACCGATTATTGGGACGTGGATGCGATGGCTGATGCAATCTACTCAATATGTACCTACCCTGCAATGGCAGAGCACCTGAAAGTAGAAGGAAAGATAGAAGTAGACAATATAAAATGGGAAGATGCCGGATTAAAAGTCCGCCGGATTTACGACAGCCTTATGTAA
- the rny gene encoding ribonuclease Y — MEIVIGIIGLLIGAVVAWYVTGKMANSRAQNILSDAEKDAEVIKKKILLEAKEETLLMKTEAEKQANARTSKIQITENRLKQREMTLNQKQEELNKRMAEVDEIKQNLSNQQEFIDKKGAELERLHRQSVEKLETISGLSAEEAKERLVESLKEEAKTGAQSYISEIMEEAKMTANKEAKRIVIQSIQRVATETSIENAITVFHIDSDEVKGRIIGREGRNIRALEAATGVEIVVDDTPEAIVLSGFDPVRREIARLSLHQLVADGRIHPARIEEVVSKVKKQIEDEIVETGKRTVIDLGVHGLHPELVRMVGKMKYRSSYGQNLLQHSREVANLCAIMASELGLNPKKAKRAGLLHDIGKVPDDEPELPHAVLGMKLAEKFKEKPDICNAIGAHHDEVEMTSLLAPIVQVCDAISGARPGARREIVEAYIKRLNDLEQLALSYPGVVKTYAIQAGRELRVIVGADKIDDQDTEKLSSEIARKIQTEMTYPGQVKITVIRETRAVSYAK; from the coding sequence ATGGAAATAGTAATAGGTATTATCGGATTACTGATCGGAGCGGTTGTCGCCTGGTACGTAACCGGTAAGATGGCCAACTCCCGTGCTCAGAATATTTTGAGCGATGCGGAGAAAGACGCTGAAGTAATAAAGAAAAAGATATTACTTGAAGCAAAGGAAGAGACGCTTCTGATGAAGACGGAAGCAGAGAAGCAGGCGAATGCCCGCACGTCCAAGATTCAGATTACAGAGAACCGGTTGAAACAGCGTGAGATGACGCTCAATCAAAAGCAAGAGGAACTGAATAAGAGGATGGCTGAGGTGGACGAAATTAAACAGAATCTGTCAAACCAACAGGAATTTATTGATAAAAAGGGGGCTGAGCTGGAGCGTCTCCACAGGCAGTCGGTAGAAAAGCTGGAAACTATTTCCGGACTTTCCGCTGAAGAAGCCAAAGAGCGGCTGGTGGAATCTCTGAAAGAGGAGGCCAAAACCGGTGCACAATCCTATATCAGTGAAATCATGGAAGAGGCCAAAATGACGGCTAATAAAGAGGCGAAACGTATTGTTATCCAGAGTATCCAACGGGTAGCGACCGAAACCTCTATCGAAAATGCCATCACGGTATTCCATATCGATTCCGATGAAGTGAAAGGCCGTATCATTGGGCGTGAAGGACGTAATATTCGTGCTTTGGAAGCTGCTACAGGGGTTGAGATCGTTGTAGATGATACACCTGAAGCAATTGTACTGTCGGGCTTTGATCCTGTCCGTCGGGAGATTGCCCGTTTATCACTTCATCAATTGGTTGCAGATGGACGTATTCACCCTGCCCGAATTGAAGAAGTGGTATCGAAAGTGAAGAAACAGATTGAGGATGAGATAGTAGAGACCGGTAAACGTACAGTGATTGATTTAGGTGTGCATGGCTTACATCCTGAACTGGTACGTATGGTGGGTAAGATGAAATACCGTTCTTCGTATGGGCAAAACCTGTTGCAACACTCCCGTGAGGTAGCTAACCTTTGTGCCATTATGGCTTCGGAACTGGGATTGAACCCCAAGAAAGCAAAACGTGCCGGACTGTTGCATGATATAGGAAAAGTGCCCGACGATGAACCCGAATTGCCGCACGCAGTGCTGGGAATGAAGCTGGCTGAGAAATTTAAGGAAAAACCTGATATATGCAATGCTATAGGTGCTCACCACGACGAAGTTGAAATGACAAGTTTGTTGGCGCCTATCGTACAGGTCTGCGATGCTATTTCGGGTGCGCGTCCCGGTGCCCGCCGCGAGATCGTAGAGGCCTATATCAAGCGGTTGAACGATCTTGAGCAACTGGCGCTCTCGTATCCGGGTGTAGTGAAAACATACGCCATACAAGCCGGACGCGAGTTAAGAGTGATTGTGGGGGCCGACAAGATTGACGATCAGGATACTGAAAAACTGTCGTCTGAAATTGCACGCAAGATACAAACTGAAATGACCTATCCCGGTCAGGTGAAGATTACGGTCATTCGTGAGACCCGCGCGGTAAGTTACGCGAAATAA
- a CDS encoding rhomboid family intramembrane serine protease, with product MNIDNSSWYNIEKKRARLALLPAIVFVVLVWVAFIVDYAGVFTWDFSRLGILPGVVDGLVGIIFSPFIHSSFSHLLSNTLPLLILIWFLFYFYSKIAFGAFICLWLSSGFLTWIIGRGSYHVGASGLVFGLLFFLFFSGIFRKYIPLVAVSLIVAFIYGSTIWSIFPITEMVDTSISWEGHLSGAISGLIFAIVFRKQGPQKPEVVWEEEEDSDDVTM from the coding sequence ATGAATATCGATAACTCATCATGGTACAATATAGAGAAGAAGCGGGCGCGGCTTGCTCTCCTGCCCGCCATTGTGTTTGTCGTCCTGGTCTGGGTGGCATTTATTGTCGACTATGCAGGGGTGTTTACATGGGACTTCTCACGTTTGGGGATATTGCCGGGAGTTGTTGACGGTTTGGTGGGGATCATCTTTTCACCTTTTATACATAGCTCTTTTTCCCATTTGCTGTCGAATACGCTCCCTCTGCTGATATTGATCTGGTTTTTGTTCTATTTTTACAGTAAGATCGCTTTTGGTGCTTTCATCTGTCTCTGGCTTTCAAGTGGATTTCTGACATGGATCATCGGACGTGGCTCTTATCATGTGGGTGCAAGCGGACTTGTGTTTGGGCTCCTTTTCTTTCTCTTCTTTAGCGGAATTTTCAGGAAGTATATCCCTTTGGTCGCGGTTTCCCTGATTGTTGCATTTATTTATGGAAGCACTATCTGGAGTATTTTTCCCATCACGGAGATGGTGGATACTTCAATTTCATGGGAAGGACATCTGTCGGGTGCCATTAGCGGTCTCATTTTTGCTATTGTTTTCCGCAAACAGGGTCCGCAGAAACCTGAAGTGGTATGGGAGGAAGAGGAAGACAGTGATGATGTGACGATGTGA
- a CDS encoding B3/B4 domain-containing protein — protein sequence MQTRNITISDRIEAVCPDFHLAVIACEVRNTPHSTGLWEEIDTFCSRFSATHTMADINKRPAIYATRQVYKKLGKDPNRYRPSSEALCRRILKGQELYQINTLVDLINLVSLETGYSIGGFDDAKIRGGLTLGVGEAEEKFEGIGRGLLNIEGLPVYRDDIGGIGTPTSDEERTKITSETTRLLMLINGYSGREGLQEATDYSVELLKRYAEAKELNIDLFNANASGSGG from the coding sequence ATGCAAACCAGAAATATAACAATCAGTGACCGGATTGAGGCAGTATGCCCCGATTTTCACCTGGCCGTGATCGCATGCGAGGTCAGAAATACGCCACATAGTACCGGGCTATGGGAGGAAATAGATACATTCTGCTCCCGGTTTTCCGCTACCCACACAATGGCAGATATCAATAAGCGTCCGGCTATTTATGCCACGCGGCAAGTATATAAAAAACTCGGGAAAGATCCCAATCGATACCGCCCCTCCTCCGAGGCATTGTGTCGCCGGATATTGAAAGGGCAGGAACTTTACCAAATCAACACACTGGTCGACCTGATCAATCTTGTCTCACTCGAAACAGGTTATTCTATCGGCGGTTTTGATGATGCAAAGATCCGGGGAGGACTGACCCTGGGCGTGGGCGAAGCGGAGGAGAAATTCGAGGGGATCGGAAGAGGCTTACTCAATATCGAAGGCTTACCTGTTTACCGGGATGACATTGGCGGTATCGGCACCCCTACCAGCGACGAAGAGCGCACCAAGATTACCTCCGAGACAACCCGATTACTGATGTTGATCAACGGTTATTCCGGCAGGGAAGGGTTACAGGAAGCAACTGACTATTCGGTAGAACTACTAAAGAGATATGCCGAAGCCAAAGAACTGAATATCGACTTGTTCAATGCGAATGCATCCGGATCCGGAGGGTAG